The Brassica oleracea var. oleracea cultivar TO1000 chromosome C6, BOL, whole genome shotgun sequence genomic interval CCAAGGAAGAGGTCGTGAAGATCACAGAGACTAAGTATGTTTTGTTATCTGTAAATAGTGATAAAGCATCATCTGAATATACTAGATTTGACTAGTTTTTTTGGTGGGTTGTCTTTTAATCTTGAACAGAGTTGTGAAGCCAGAGCCTCAATCTGCTCCATTGACCTTATTCTACAGCGGTCAAGTTATGTTGTTTGATGATTTTCCTGCTGAGAAAGCCAAACAAGTCATTGACTTGGCTAACAAAGGAAGTGCCAACGGCTTCACAGCTGAATTGAACAATAACCAGAGTGCTTATACTAAAAACATAGCCAAGAACCAAAAAGAGATTGCTTCTATCCCAAGGCCAGTTCCTAGTCCTGTAAAAACCGCAGCTCAAGAGCCAATCCAGACCAACACGTCCTCTTTAGCTTCCGGTAAGTTTTTTCCCAGGCCACTTTGTTTCAGTCTCTGGCCTTTTGGCTTATAAGTTATACACATTTGGCTAACTTACTTATTGACTTTGTAGAACTCCCAATTGCTAGAAGAGCTTCCCTTCATCGATTCCTAGAGAAGAGAAAGGATAGGTAAATGGATATTTGTGAAAACATCTTACTCCACTATTTAATCACCAATTGTTAAAGCAAGTTTCTAGATATTCAACTCGTAACCTTTAACAGGATTACATCAAAGGCACCGTACCAGAAAGAAGGTTCAACCGAAGCCTGAACACAGCCTGGCTAGGTTTGCAGTAATCTTTTAAGACTTGTGTGGATCCAGAAGCCACATGAGAGATCATCTCAAAAGACTCTTGACGCTCCATCTTTTACAGATATCAAGCTATCGTATTCATGTTTTTCATAAAATAAATTTGTCTCACGCCTAGTAGTCTTGTTTTGTTCAATCCGCCAATAACTCGGTATATCTATGAATTTACTCTTAATACCAGTTTTTCTTTTTACGGCCTTGATATCATCTATGCAGTTTAACTAACCTAAGTGTTCTTTTAAAAAATAAATATTTTGAAATTGCCCTAAATTATGTTTTTGTTCCAAAACAACATAATACAATGAGAAAATAACGTCATTGAAAAAACAAAATAGATATATTCATACTTCATATAGGATTAAAGAGCTAAAAACTAGTGGTTATATTTTTAAGGTTGGTGTTTAGGGGTTAGGAATTAGATTTTATGGTCTAAGTTTTAGGGTTTAGATAGAAAATTTAAAATAATATTATTTCTTTTATTTTTAAATATATATAAAATATTTATGTATAATAAATATATTATTAATTAAAATTAAAATAATTGTTCACTATTAATGAATAATATTATTTTCTTTTATCTTTTATTAACTATTTTAGGATAAATTTTATTTTTTATGATATTTAGGGGAATTTGCACAATTTTTTTGTTTATCTTCGCAGAAATTAATTAGATCATTGAATTCAGTCCACAAAAGAGAATTCCAGAATTTATCTGAAAATGTGGAAATCTAAAAAGATAGAATATTATTTATCAAACTAACACTCATTTACGCATAGGTCTAGATTGTGACATTTGAACCTACTAGTTACTATACTAGTGTTTTAGGTTTGACAATTATTAAGAAAATGTACAAACCAGAATATTTTGGTATAAAAGAAAATAAATATCACAGAAGTACTAAGAGTTTCCAATCCATCTTTATATTTTTATATATATATATATATATAATAGTATTTATAAACAAATCTATTTCAAGACATCTCTATTTTTTTTTGAAATTAGAGATTACTATTTCTCTTGATAAAAAAAAACAGGTTACTATTTCTCTTTATATTTAAAGGAAGAAATGATATTTATTTATATTTATCGAAAATGCTATTTAACAAATAAATTGAAATGAAAGTCTTTTCATTATAGAATTCTTTTGTTTTAAAGGAAAGAAAGAAAAATACATTAGAAATGGTTTAATATATTACTTTTAGCTTTATACTGTAAACTATATGTAGTACAGTGGTGGATTAGATCAGACCAGGCTTGGTAGGCCATGGGGACTCTGGCTGGCGATAGCTAATTGGTTCGGTCTTGAACAAATGTTTAGAACGAACCAAACAAAACGTTGCATCGAGCAGAATCGGGCCCGACTTCATCTTATCAACAACATAGGTTCAGATGGTGGATTCTTTATTTATCGAAAATCATTTTTTCAGTTTCAGGCGGTGACTGCGGTTTGAGCGGTGCGGGACAAGTGGTTCAACTGCTGTACGATTTTAACAGTTATAAAAACGTATAGATATATGGTATATGTAGAGATTTTTGTTACTGTTAACTGCGGTACGGGACGGGGCGGTCGTAAACATTGGAACTTTAGGCAAAAAGATATATACAAATTACTTTTTGACGACGGGACCCAGATTCAACAAGTTGCACATCCAAGGGGCCATATGAATTAATTGCACTATGAATCAGAATGATGAAAAAGTTATTATGTTGTTTCTTCATGTCTATATTTTATTAAAAGGTTAGTTTACTTTCGTCATCAACTTGAATCTGACAGACAGGACGCGATATTTTATTTTTTAGATACTTTGATCTAGAATTAAGATGAAAGTGAAAATATAAAATTACGAGATTTTCATGTAAAAGATTGCAATACATTATTAGTTATAAACTTATAAGTTTGTTAAAAAAAAAGATTGCAATACATTATTAGTAGTTATAAGCTTATAATTTAAATATATAAACATCTTGACTGGTAAAAATTTTCTTATAAATAAACCATAGGAATTTGTATTTTTGAACAATGATTCATTGTATAATTATCCAGGTCCTCTAGTCGCAAAGTTATAGACACGAGTCTTGTGCAATCATACATTTTTACTTGCTTAAAGTATTATGTATATAAGTAATTTGTGAAGATTGGGTAATATACATATACTTAATCTAGATCCAACAAACATTTTATTGATTTATTTTAATACATATAAACCTTAATCAAACCCAAAAGCAAAGCTTCTATTCAAGTTGCTTTTAACCTAACCAAAATTTTCAATCTTTTTTTTCTTTTCTTATAATTATTTTCTTTTAAGGTACTATTGAATAATGACCACTTTTTTTTATGTTAATGTACTTCTCTTCGAATTATTGTGCTCATCCTAAAATATGAATATCCCAGCGGAGAAACTCTGCTCGCCGGCACAAGGAGAGCTTAAAACGTCGACTGGCGATTTACATTTCTCATTTTGTTCGTCCTGCATTATCTGCACTGATCTGCACTCTGCACTGCAGAATCCCATCTCTCCTCTGCACACAACCCAAAAGGAAAATTAATTTCAAGAAAACCACATATTGTAAATTTTATTACAATAGTGCGCGAAGAGACACTTACTTGTACATGTATATGTCTTTGCCTTGAAGTCTCTTCTTACACAAGCAACACGCGCTCAGAAACTCTGTCGATTCCCTAAAAACCTCTCTCTTAATAACCGGTGGTTCAACGGGGTTAACCAACGGTTTATGCTTTCTCCGATCACCATACTCCGACCCATTTTCAAACAATTCGAACCCGTCGTCACTGTAATACACTTTGGTCGGCCCACCAGGGCTTGTCACGTAAGTGTATTCCTCATCCGATAGATCGATCTCAGGGCAACGGAATCTCCCGGAGTAGCAAACCGGATCGTACCGGTTACTCCCAATGTTACCTTCCTCCAACGCAGCAACGATACCTAAACCGATACCACCAGAGCTGTACCGTTTGGAGTTAACCGGCGAAGGAAATTTCATATCTAACGGACTTCTCGGACTCGCCGAGGAATCTTCCGGTTTGGTAGCAGATCTTCTTCCCGGAACCAACATCTCCGACAACTTACGGATCATTAGGTGAGATCTCTTGCTTAGTGACATAATCAAGAATCAAGAAACGCGAGCTTATAGGAAATAATCTGAGAGAAGAAGAGAAAGATGGAGAAAGATAGAGAAACTTTTCTTGAGCTCACTGGTTTCCTTTGAAGTTTGGAATTTTATGTGAGATAATCAATGATTGAAGTCTACAGAACGGCCCACCATTTATTTATAATCATTATTATTGTTTTTGCATTTATTTATCTTTTTGTCGACTTTTGTATTTATTTATCTTGTTTGGTTACTTTGATGGACATTATACGTAGTATTTTATACCATTATTGAAATGAGCAGGCTCAGAATTTGATTGAATGAGCAGGCTCATTATTTTTTTGTCAGAATTTTATTTAATTTTAGGAAATTATTCTTTTTATTATTATTTCATTGGTGAGTAAGACACTAGGACCCACTTTTTCATCAAGATTCATCTGTCCATTTCTGATATTTATTTTTATTCTTTGGAATCCGAGACTTTTTCTAAGAGAAATTAAAAAAATATTATGTGTTATAATCTACCTGATATATATCCCCTCCGTTTTTTTGTTTTTTTTATCGTAAATAGTTTAAGAAAAACTCTTTTGTTTCAAAATGTAAGGTAGTTTCCAAATATCTAGATAATTTTTACATTTATTGGATATAGTGTAACCAATCAAAGAATATCAATTTTTTTATAATTGGTTGAACTAATTAATTAAATATTATTTTTTTAAAAATATAAACTTTCTTAATATTAGTGCTTTTAGTCTAAACTATTTACATTATGAAACGGATGGAGTATTAGGTAAGTTTTCTTTTTTGAACCACTGCGTTTTATATCTATAGACCAATTCATATGTACTTGAAAAGAGTATTTATCAGCACCTTGATTAATATTTTAGATAGTGGTTTTACTTATTTTTTTGAAAGTGATTGTTTTTTTATAATTTAAGCCGAATATTAGGTGGCAATTTGAAAGTGATTGTGGAATCTTATCCCCAACTTTCTTTTGTTGTTTCCATAAATCATTTTTTCTAGTTATTATCTCGACTTACATTTGTTTTATCGACCGTTTCTCTTCTTTAGTTAATTAATTCGAGTCCTTAATTTTTTTTTAATTATTGATGTTGAAATTGTTTTTTCATTAATAATAATGCTGGGATGACAGTACATTTCATTAATTTACGCTTGGGGCCTGCAAAACACGAGAACCACTTTTAAAATGGGACTTCACAGTGATTAAAGACATAGGTCCAACTATCATATTTTGGGCCGGATAATAATTATCTTCAGAATAATCGGTTCGAATTGCATAGGATACTCTTCAGAATATTACGGAAATTCAAGAATTTGACAACGTAATTGAAACATTTAATTTGTATAGTTGAAATCTAGCTTTCTCTCTAATCTATGTTCTCTCTCTAAAACCTTTCACAGAGAAGAGAGAAAGCTTTCGTTTTTGTTTGCTCGCCGGTTCTCTCCGGCCACGACTCCCGTCTATCGGCTCTTGCTCTATAGCATCTCATCGCCGGCTTTGACTCCGGGAAGTGATGGCTCCAATAGCATCTTCTTCACCGGCTACTTCTGAAGTTTTTTTTCCAAGATTTCGTTCGATCACCGCTTCTGTTATTCTCCGTCTTGACTAACTCTTGATTTACTCCATCGATTGTTCTTTCATATCCCTTCAGGAGGCCGTTTCATCTTCAAGCTTATCAGTATCATTAAAAATGTCCGATCAATCATGCAGGAAAATCGATGTTTGTTTTTGGATCGATTGAAGACAATTGCTTTCTTTCCTGAAGCGTTCGATCTGTCAGATTAGCCTTATCGACTGTGATTTCCGGTGAGAGTTGTTCGGTTTGAGCATCTTCTTATTCGGTTTGCCTCTCCTATTCGGTGGAGCTCCGTTGTCGCGGCTCGTCTTTGGCACCGGAGGAAGATGACGGTCCTTTACCTTGACGCGTGTCTCTTGCACGCAAGGCGTACGTCCACGTGGTGGGTGATGAATCTCTCTTACCCTACGGTTTTCTCTTGTTGGGCTTCATGCCTCAAGAGTTTCCTTAGTTTGGGCATTCGTGTTAGGCATTTTGTTGTTCTTTTTTTGTTTTGCCAATTTTTGGGTTTTCTTTGTATTATACAGTTTAATAAACTTCTAGTGAAAAAAAAACATTTAATTTGTTATTTATCCAAATATTTTAATTAATAACAAAAAATAAAAAATAGGAATGTATGAAAGAATGATCATCCACGTCATCATATTACAGATCCGAAACGAATCAAGTTTCCGGGTTGTCGGAGTTCCGTCTTACAAAAAATCTCCAGATTACTCCTGGCCCGAAGAAACACACAACGCGCTCTTTACAATAACTAGGGGCATTGCCCCCGCGCAAGCGCGGGGTTGTGGATAGAGTTCTTGTTTCATCTCAATATTTTTGCTAGAGTTATTGTAGTTGTGAATTTTGCGTTTTGAGTTGTTTTTCAAGTTTTTTTTATTGTTATAGGGTTAGAGTTGTGATGATGAACTGTGTATGCATTGTTCTTCACTTATGAATGACTAAACTGTGTTAGTAATGTGATTGATATAATTCGTGTTGTTGTTTGTTGTGTCACTGAGACTTATTGTTTGTTTGTCTTTTTAATTTGTTTCTTGTACTGTTGAGAGTACATAAATTATATTAAAGTTGTTAAAAATACTTTTTGTTTCTGGATATTTTTTCTCCAGTTTAGTCGTGTAAGTTGTGTGTACTAAGTAATAATTTTTATTATCCTTATTATATTTGTTATATGTTTTTATTTTATTTTTAAACTTGTTGCTCTTACCGGACCTTTAAAACAAATACATGAAGACTTGTAGAAATAACTATAAGATGAGTGACAGTTCTGCGTATTTGGGCTTTAATGAGTTTTAAACGAATTTATGTATTTTTCATAAGAAGATAATAGCATTGGTCTGTTAACATTGGACATGTAAGCTATTTTTATAAGACAAGAGGAGTGAGAAGGTGGAGCTGTTGTTTCCGCCTTTGTGTATGTCGGGATTGTCTCTTGTATCTCTTGTTGTGGCTGTGTTTGTTTATTTTTTATTTGATGGGGAATATGTAAATAAAAATCATTGTTAGTTGTATTTATTAGAGTTCATAACTTACTCTGCTTTTTTGTTTAGGTAATTTCATTAATCTTGGTTGTCGTATTCGTCTTCTTCGTTGCAAAAGTAAGTTTGTAAATTGTTAAATAGCTTGTAGTTTGTATTTGTTTAGCTGACTCGATGTATGTGTCGTTGTGAAAGTAAGTTTGTAAATTGTTAAATAGCTGGCCGTGTAGTTTGTATTTGTTTAGATGACTCGATGTATGTGTCGTTGAGTTTTAGTTGAGGTGATTGGTTTGGCATATTTGTTTTGAAGTTTATTTCTAAGATTAGACAAAAAAGAGAGGTGATCATTAATGATTCGTCTTTTTTGGAATTCTAGTTTTTGATGTTTTGATTGTTTAGGTTGCTGTGGTTTCTTTTAAGCTGTAAAATAAAGATTTGTGTAAAATTAGTTTGATAAGTAAGAGAGAAAAATAGACGACCACAGAATTTGGGTAGGAAATATTTTTGATTATTGATGTTAGCACAATATAGATAATAGTATAAAGAGAATTGTGTGATGATTGTTTCTTACGGATCAATTAGGAGATGGATAACGACTCGAGTTGTTTCTTTGCTAAGGTCAGAGCCTTGGACAGAACGAATTTGCCCAACTATATCTGCGAGTTTAAATATCATTTATGATAACAAAACATATTATAAACCCAGATGCAATATGATAATATACCTGAGAGTTCTAGGTTTGTGTTCGAAATCGCTTGAAAATTGTCAAACAGTCTAATTATGATTGGAGATTGATCTCAGGAGCACCCGTGATGACTTCATCAATAATAGTTGGTGAAATGAAATGAATGAGGAATGAATGATCAATTATCTTGTACATTCTTGAGCATCTAGCAACCTCAAAACGATCGACTTTCAGTCTTTCCCAATGGAACCGGCTTTCAAAGATGGCATGTAATGATTCGCACGTCCGGCGGGAATAAACCCATGAATCACGGAATCTGCAAATAATATTATTTAACAAAGAATCAGGAAATCAATTAAAAACAATTATATTAAATAAGTGTGATAAATCGAAGATTAACTTACCTTTTCATCAAGGAAGAGAACCGTGATTCCCATAAGCTCACTGTCTTTCTTGAAGTTCAGAGAATCCCATAAGCGAGGAGGTTAGAGGCTATGCTTTGACTACTACAACCAACACGGAGAGACTCGAAGGTTGAGTGACGGATGCTAGGAACGCTGGTTTGAGGAACTGGAGAGGCAGAAAGACATTTTCTAGAAGATCGTTAAAGCTAAGAGGAATCAATGAGTTTTGTGGAGATGCAAATTGGGTTCATCAAAGATGAGAATCATATATATATGGTTTAAGGAAAGGCTACAAATCAGGAACATTTAAGATCAAGCGATTTAATATGGGGAGATGAAGAGTTCACCGGTGAAAAAATAGATTACGAACAGACACACATCGCGACTCTTCAGACTTGTCTAAGACAATAATGAAAAGAACTCTAATCTCATGTTAAACGAAGACAGTTTACAATATGAAAAAACTATAATTTTTGTTTTTTTTCATATAACGTGATGAACCTCATTTAAAAATGAAACTCATAATACACTTGTAAGCCCGGCCCACAGAAATATCCCTTCAGGAGGCCGTTTCATCTTCAAGCTTATCAGTATCATTAAAAATGTCCGATCAATCATGCAGGAAAATCGATGTTTGTTTTTGGATCGATTGAAGACAATTGCTTTCTTTCCTGAAGCGTTCGATCTGTCAGATTAGCCTTATCGACTGTGATTTCCGGTGAGAGTTGTTCGGTTTGAGCATCTTCTTATTCGGTTTGCCTCTCCTATTCGGTGGAGCTCCGTTGTCGCGGCTCGTCTTTGGCACCGGAGGAAGATGACGGTCCTTTACCTTGACGCGTGTCTCTTGCACGCAAGGCGTACGTCCACGTGGTGGGTGATGAATCTCTCTTACCCTACGGTTTTCTCTTGTTGGGCTTCATGCCTCAAGAGTTTCTTTAGTTTGGGCATTCTTGTTAGGCATTTTGTTGTTATTTTTTTGTTTTGTCCATTTTTGAGTTTTCTTTGTATTATACAGTTTAATAAACTTCTAGTGAAAAAAAAACATTTAATTTGTTATTTATCCAAATATTTTAATTAATAACAAAAAATAAAAAATAGGAATGTATGAAAGAATGATCATCCACGTCATCATATTACAGATCCGAAACGAATCAAGTTTCCGGGTTGTCGGAGTTCCGTCTTACAAAAAATCTCCAGATTACTCCTGGCCCGAAGAAACACACAACGCGCTCTTTACGATAATTTTTTTTCTTTGGATATTTAAAAGTCCCAAAGAAAAAAAGTTCCATCCAAAATCTCTTCTCCGTAATCTTCAATGGTTAAAATCTCTGTAATTCCATCACCGGAGAAGCCGTCGGAGAAGTCATCAAACCCTGGAAACATCCCAAAGTCTGCAGGAAGCAAATCGAATAACGACAGATCGCAATCCAGCGTTGTCGCCGACGATGTATCCACTTCAGACACGGAGGTTGAAGGAGACTCCGGTCGGATTTCGGACAAACCCGATTCTTCTCCCCGGACACTAATGATATTGTCCTGAGCGTTGGCGAACCGAGCAGCAGCTTCTCGGATCTCCGGAGCCGTCAACGACCTTCCGCCGGAGATCGACGGTGGGTTATAGGGGAAACTGAATGCGGAATCGCCGCCGCGGAGACAAAACTGAGCGGCGTCGAAGGCACGCGCCGCCTTCTCGGGAGTGTCGTAAGAGCCTAACCAGATGCGTTCTCTGCTGCGTGGAAGTCTGATCTCCGACACCCACTTCCCCCATTTCCTCTTCCTCACGCCTCTGTACTTTGACTGCATCGATGAGTTTCGATTCTCTTCCTCTTCCTCCTTCATCGCTTTCTTCACCATTTTGAACAAGAAGATATAAGTG includes:
- the LOC106298429 gene encoding protein TIFY 10B-like isoform X1, which codes for MSSSAECWEFSGPKLPEKPSFSQTCSRLSRYLKEKGSFGDLSFAMTSKPDVNATGINSKAAQDVKLQNDMFPSQSSFSSSFGAKEEVVKITETKVVKPEPQSAPLTLFYSGQVMLFDDFPAEKAKQVIDLANKGSANGFTAELNNNQSAYTKNIAKNQKEIASIPRPVPSPVKTAAQEPIQTNTSSLASELPIARRASLHRFLEKRKDRITSKAPYQKEGSTEA
- the LOC106298429 gene encoding protein TIFY 10B-like isoform X2; this encodes MSSSAECWEFSGPKLPEKPSFSQTCSRLSRYLKEKGSFGDLSFAMTSKPDVNGINSKAAQDVKLQNDMFPSQSSFSSSFGAKEEVVKITETKVVKPEPQSAPLTLFYSGQVMLFDDFPAEKAKQVIDLANKGSANGFTAELNNNQSAYTKNIAKNQKEIASIPRPVPSPVKTAAQEPIQTNTSSLASELPIARRASLHRFLEKRKDRITSKAPYQKEGSTEA
- the LOC106298366 gene encoding uncharacterized protein LOC106298366, with amino-acid sequence MSLSKRSHLMIRKLSEMLVPGRRSATKPEDSSASPRSPLDMKFPSPVNSKRYSSGGIGLGIVAALEEGNIGSNRYDPVCYSGRFRCPEIDLSDEEYTYVTSPGGPTKVYYSDDGFELFENGSEYGDRRKHKPLVNPVEPPVIKREVFRESTEFLSACCLCKKRLQGKDIYMYKGEMGFCSAECRSVQIMQDEQNEKCKSPVDVLSSPCAGEQSFSAGIFIF
- the LOC106297018 gene encoding ethylene-responsive transcription factor ERF018-like; this encodes MVKKAMKEEEEENRNSSMQSKYRGVRKRKWGKWVSEIRLPRSRERIWLGSYDTPEKAARAFDAAQFCLRGGDSAFSFPYNPPSISGGRSLTAPEIREAAARFANAQDNIISVRGEESGLSEIRPESPSTSVSEVDTSSATTLDCDLSLFDLLPADFGMFPGFDDFSDGFSGDGITEILTIEDYGEEILDGTFFLWDF